A genomic window from Vitis riparia cultivar Riparia Gloire de Montpellier isolate 1030 chromosome 16, EGFV_Vit.rip_1.0, whole genome shotgun sequence includes:
- the LOC117934311 gene encoding plastidial pyruvate kinase 2, with amino-acid sequence MAQVVATRAIQSSILCPSSGSVHERFEKLKPSGFAAKVLAREERRSRRVAWRGGPIAAAKRSVRAETEVVPVTPEDAKGEEQYHLLRGIQQLGETSVGMWSKPTVRRKTKIVCTIGPSTNTREMIWKLAEAGMNVARLNMSHGDHASHQKVIDLVKEYNAQSKDNVIAIMLDTKGPEVRSGDLPQPIMLKSGQEFTFTIQRGVGTADCVSVNYDDFVNDVEMGDMLLVDGGMMSLMVKSKTGDSVKCEVVDGGELKSRRHLNVRGKSATLPSITEKDWDDIKFGVDNKVDFYAVSFVKDAKVVHELKNYLKSCNADIHVIVKIESADSIPNLHSIITASDGAMVARGDLGAELPIEEVPLLQEEIIRICRSMGKAVIVATNMLESMIVHPTPTRAEVSDIAIAVREGADAVMLSGETAHGKFPLKAVKVMHTVSLRTEATLVGSPMPPNLGQAFKNHMSEMFAFHATMMSNTLGTSIVVFTRTGFMAILLSHYRPSGTIFAFTNEERVQQRLAVYQGVCPIYMEFSDDAEETFANALTLLQKQGMVKEGEEVALVQSGRQPIWRFQSTHNIQVRKV; translated from the exons ATGGCTCAGGTGGTGGCGACTCGCGCGATTCAGAGCTCGATTCTGTGCCCTAGCTCTGGATCCGTGCATGAGCGATTTGAGAAGCTGAAGCCCTCCGGTTTCGCTGCGAAAGTGTTGGCTCGCGAAGAGCGGAGGAGCCGGAGAGTGGCTTGGAGGGGCGGTCCGATTGCGGCGGCGAAGAGATCTGTGCGAGCTGAGACGGAGGTTGTTCCGGTCACACCAGAGGATGCGAAG GGAGAGGAGCAATATCATCTTTTACGGGGAATTCAACAGCTTGGTGAGACATCTGTTGGTATGTGGTCTAAGCCAACGGTTAGACGCAAGACAAAGATTGTTTGCACAATTGGTCCATCCACCAACACACGGGAAATGATATGGAAGCTGGCTGAGGCTGGAATGAATGTAGCCCGCCTGAATATGTCTCATGGAGATCATGCATCTCATCAGAAGGTTATTGATTTGGTAAAAGAGTATAATGCACAATCCAAAGATAATGTCATTGCAATCATGCTTGATACCAAG GGCCCTGAGGTCAGGAGTGGGGACTTGCCCCAGCCAATCATGTTAAAAAGTGGGCAGGAATTCACCTTCACAATTCAAAGAGGCGTTGGGACAGCAGATTGTGTTAGTGTTAACTATGATGATTTTGTCAATGATGTAGAAATGGGCGACATGCTTCTCGTGGATG GTGGTATGATGTCATTAATGGTCAAGTCCAAGACTGGAGATTCAGTGAAATGTGAAGTTGTTGATGGAGGAGAGCTCAAGTCTAGAAGGCATCTAAATGTTCGAGGAAAAAGTGCAACACTGCCATCAATTACTG AAAAGGACTGGGATGATATCAAGTTTGGTGTTGACAATAAAGTGGACTTTTATGCAGTCTCCTTTGTTAAAGATGCAAAAGTAGTCCATGAATTGAAGAACTATCTGAAAA GCTGTAATGCAGATATCCATGTCATTGTTAAAATTGAAAGTGCCGACTCCATTCCCAATCTACATTCAATTATTACCGCATCTGATGGG GCAATGGTTGCTAGAGGGGATCTTGGTGCCGAGCTTCCTATTGAGGAGGTCCCATTGCTACAG GAAGAGATAATCAGGATATGTCGTAGCATGGGAAAAGCTGTTATTGTAGCAACCAATATGCTGGAAAGCATGATTGTTCACCCAACACCAACCCGAGCAGAGGTATCAGACATTGCCATTGCCGTCCGAGAGGGTGCTGATGCAGTTATGCTTTCTGGAGAAACTGCTCATGGAAA GTTTCCCTTGAAAGCTGTGAAAGTCATGCATACAGTTTCCTTAAGAACTGAAGCAACCTTGGTTGGTAGCCCAATGCCACCAAATCTTGGTCAGGCTTTCAAG AACCATATGAGCGAAATGTTTGCTTTCCATGCAACCATGATGTCCAATACTCTCGGTACTTCAATAGTTGTTTTCACTAGAACTGGTTTCATGGCTATCCTTCTGAGCCATTATCGACCTTCTGGCACCATATTTGCCTTTACAAATGA GGAGAGAGTACAACAGAGACTAGCCGTGTACCAAGGGGTATGTCCCATATACATGGAGTTCTCAGATGATGCCGAAGAAACCTTTGCAAATGCCTTGACTTTGTTGCAG AAGCAAGGGATGGTGAAGGAAGGAGAAGAGGTGGCTCTTGTTCAGAGTGGCCGGCAGCCGATCTGGCGGTTCCAATCCACACACAATATCCAGGTCAGGAAAGTTTAA
- the LOC117934310 gene encoding uncharacterized protein LOC117934310, giving the protein MDNISRHFTANFTSASSKHPGIFGDPVASYPADTALRLDLPGVPYPYLLNSKGAKRKFDTIDGPRRLQGGSSLVFGLGHSSSSSDSKGSSATACTTISSMKETEDDFLMDLNLDFNLHIGKERTLNPKKNFHSTPKGLEVEKPKLDLVLSLSSGYAESDITSVTPDSGPFQSNVEMPVTPSTVELVDEGSTSLRWKRRHFLPPLHPLQNTDTAAGFIPCAVHTDPTPVTLSLPPTVIAMPESSVSSALETTNGQQQRSTSVKTCQVEGCWRGARGASGRCIAHGGGRRCHRIGCQKGAEGKTVFCKAHGGGRRCQHLGCTKSAEGRTDLCIAHGGGKRCSSEGCIRAARGKSGLCIRHGGGKRCRMENCTRSAEGFSGLCISHGGGRRCQYPECTKGAQGSTMFCKAHGGGKRCTAPGCTKGAEGSTPFCKGHGGGKRCTFQGGCTKSVHGGTLFCVAHGGGKRCAIPECTKSARGRTAFCVRHGGGKRCKSEGCGKSAQGSTDFCKAHGGGRRCSWGVPGSGFGDQTTTPCDKFARGKTGLCANHGAQVQDKRVHGGSTLDPTLQGPKPSMTGKMKNIITSENVGAEVMTTVGSGGKLLGVNYFGSPGFGHSMQMPTQDNAGPVQISLPEGRVHGGSLMAMLRGGIGGVGAASSSNQAVCGPSVQGKSYTLPLDWMASSGNQSVGGPSGGGKSYPVPHGWM; this is encoded by the coding sequence ATGGACAACATCTCTCGGCATTTTACTGCTAACTTTACCTCAGCTTCATCCAAGCATCCAGGCATTTTTGGTGATCCAGTAGCTAGTTATCCTGCAGACACAGCCTTAAGACTTGATCTGCCAGGTGTTCCATATCCTTATCTCCTAAACTCAAAGGGAGCCAAGAGGAAATTCGACACAATTGATGGACCCAGGAGGTTGCAGGGTGGCTCTTCCCTTGTTTTTGGGTTAGGCCATTCATCGAGTTCCTCAGATAGCAAGGGGAGTTCAGCAACTGCTTGCACTACCATTTCctcaatgaaagaaactgagGATGACTTTTTGATGGATCTTAATCTAGACTTCAATCTCCATATTGGTAAGGAGAGGACCCTTAATCCAAAGAAGAATTTCCATTCAACCCCCAAGGGACTGGAAGTGGAAAAACCTAAGCTTGACCTTGTACTAAGTCTGTCAAGTGGGTATGCTGAATCTGATATTACCAGTGTTACCCCTGATTCTGGTCCATTTCAGAGTAACGTAGAGATGCCAGTCACACCTAGCACAGTTGAACTTGTTGATGAAGGATCAACATCACTTAGATGGAAAAGAAGGCATTTTCTGCCTCCATTGCATCCTCTGCAAAATACGGATACTGCTGCTGGTTTTATCCCTTGTGCTGTCCATACTGATCCAACTCCAGTTACTCTGAGCCTTCCACCAACTGTGATAGCAATGCCTGAAAGTTCAGTGTCCTCTGCTCTTGAGACTACAAATGGACAACAGCAACGCAGCACTAGTGTAAAAACCTGTCAGGTTGAGGGATGCTGGAGAGGAGCAAGGGGTGCTTCTGGTCGTTGTATTGCCCATGGTGGTGGTCGTAGATGTCATAGAATTGGCTGTCAGAAGGGAGCTGAAGGCAAGACTGTATTCTGCAAAGCCCATGGGGGTGGGCGAAGATGCCAACATCTTGGGTGCACAAAGAGTGCTGAAGGCCGCACTGACCTCTGTATCGCCCATGGCGGTGGCAAGAGGTGTAGTAGTGAGGGTTGCATCCGTGCTGCAAGAGGGAAATCCGGCTTGTGCATTCGTCATGGAGGGGGCAAGAGATGCCGGATGGAAAATTGCACAAGGAGTGCAGAGGGATTCTCTGGTCTCTGCATTTCTCATGGAGGTGGTCGCCGCTGCCAGTATCCAGAATGCACAAAAGGTGCTCAGGGGAGCACAATGTTCTGCAAAGCACATGGTGGGGGCAAAAGGTGCACAGCTCCAGGGTGCACAAAGGGTGCAGAAGGTAGTACACCATTCTGCAAGGGCCATGGAGGGGGGAAAAGGTGTACATTTCAAGGAGGTTGCACAAAGAGCGTGCATGGAGGTACCTTGTTTTGTGTAGCTCATGGTGGGGGCAAAAGATGTGCTATACCTGAATGTACCAAGAGTGCAAGGGGCCGGACAGCTTTCTGTGTTCGTCATGGTGGAGGGAAAAGGTGCAAATCTGAAGGGTGCGGAAAGAGTGCACAAGGAAGCACTGATTTTTGCAAAGCTCATGGTGGGGGAAGACGCTGCTCTTGGGGTGTGCCAGGATCAGGGTTTGGCGACCAAACTACCACTCCTTGTGATAAGTTTGCTAGGGGGAAAACTGGCCTTTGTGCTAATCACGGTGCTCAGGTGCAAGACAAACGGGTTCATGGTGGTAGCACACTTGATCCTACGCTGCAGGGACCAAAACCTAGCATGACtggaaagatgaaaaatatcatCACTTCTGAAAACGTTGGTGCTGAGGTAATGACAACAGTAGGCAGCGGAGGGAAGTTGTTGGGTGTTAATTATTTTGGTTCACCAGGCTTTGGACATTCTATGCAGATGCCAACCCAGGACAATGCTGGTCCAGTTCAAATTTCACTCCCAGAAGGCCGGGTTCATGGGGGAAGCCTTATGGCAATGCTTAGAGGTGGTATTGGTGGTGTCGGGGCGGCAAGCAGCAGTAATCAGGCTGTCTGTGGCCCATCCGTGCAAGGAAAATCATACACCCTGCCCCTTGATTGGATGGCAAGTAGTGGTAACCAATCAGTTGGTGGtccatcaggaggaggaaaatcTTACCCTGTTCCCCATGGTTGGATGTAA
- the LOC117934070 gene encoding acidic endochitinase-like, whose protein sequence is MARTPQSIPLLISLSVLAFLQTSYAGGIAIYWGQNGNEGTLTQTCDTGKYSYVNIAFLNKFGNGRTPAINLAGHCNSASNGCTSVSNGIRNCQNRGTKVMLSIGGGVGNYSLSSSYDAQKVANYLWNNFLGGKSSSRPLGDAVLDGVDFNIELGSTQYWDNLARALSGFSKRGRKVYLTAAPQCPFQDRFLGPALNTGLFDCVWVQFYNNPPCQYTTGNTNKLLNSWNRWTSSINSRIFLGLPASSAAAGSGFIPANVLTSRILPVIKRSAKYGGVMLWSKYYDDQSGYSSSIKSRV, encoded by the coding sequence ATGGCTAGAACCCCCCAATCCATACCTCTACTCATCTCCCTCTCAGTCCTAGCTTTCCTCCAGACCTCTTATGCCGGTGGCATCGCCATCTACTGGGGCCAAAACGGCAATGAAGGGACCCTAACTCAAACCTGCGACACCGGCAAATACTCCTACGTTAACATAGCCTTCCTCAACAAGTTCGGCAATGGCCGGACCCCTGCAATCAACCTTGCAGGCCATTGCAACTCTGCTTCCAATGGCTGCACCTCCGTCAGTAACGGCATAAGAAACTGCCAAAATCGAGGCACTAAGGTCATGCTCTCTATAGGTGGTGGGGTTGGAAATTACTCTCTGTCCTCTTCCTATGATGCCCAAAAAGTTGCCAATTATCTGTGGAACAACTTCTTGGGAGGAAAATCATCGTCTCGGCCATTAGGTGATGCAGTATTAGATGGCGTAGACTTCAACATCGAGCTCGGTTCGACCCAGTACTGGGATAACCTTGCTCGAGCCTTATCGGGTTTCAGCAAGCGTGGAAGGAAGGTATACCTCACTGCAGCCCCTCAATGCCCATTCCAAGATAGGTTCCTGGGCCCTGCCCTTAACACTGGCCTATTTGACTGTGTCTGGGTGCAATTCTATAACAATCCCCCATGCCAGTATACTACTGGCAACACCAATAAGCTTCTGAATTCATGGAACCGGTGGACTTCATCGATAAATTCACGGATCTTCTTGGGTTTGCCGGCATCCTCTGCAGCTGCCGGAAGTGGGTTTATTCCGGCCAATGTGTTGACCTCTCGAATTCTTCCGGTCATTAAGAGATCAGCCAAGTATGGAGGCGTGATGCTGTGGTCAAAGTACTATGATGATCAGAGTGGATACAGCTCTAGCATTAAGAGCAGGGTGTGA